A window of Cryptomeria japonica unplaced genomic scaffold, Sugi_1.0 HiC_scaffold_1741, whole genome shotgun sequence contains these coding sequences:
- the LOC131873449 gene encoding NADH-ubiquinone oxidoreductase chain 6-like — protein GSILYVTCPFHSREGRRTTILSVSPSPALVSGLMVVRAKNPVHPVPSSIPVFRNTSGSPILLGPDLPAMISPVVHTGAIAVLSLPVVMMLNIQIAEIHEKVSRYPPVSGIIGLIPWWEMSLIPDNDHIPLLPTSISTNSLRYTVHAGEIQGWTNSETSGNSLHTYYSVRFLVSSLILSVAMIGATVLTMHRTTRVKRQDVFRQNAIDSKRTMMRRTTDPHLPTPGSAPTIYRPQ, from the coding sequence ggctcgattctatacgtaacatgcccgttCCATTCTAGGGAAGGACGGCGTACTACGATACTTTCCGTTTCGCCGAGCCCTGCTTTGGTCTCCGGTTTGATGGTTGTACGCGCCAAGAATCCAGTACATCCCGTTCCGTCCTCCATCCCAGTGTTTCGCAACACCTCGGGTTCACCCATTTTGTTAGGTCCTGACCTCCCCGCCATGATCTCCCCGGTGGTTCATACAGGAGCTATTGCCGTTTTATCCTTACCCGTGGTCATGATGTTGAATATTCAAATAGCGGAGATTCACGAAAAGGTATCGCGCTATCCACCAGTGAGCGGTATTATTGGACTGATCCCTTGGTGGGAAATGTCCCTCATCCCAGATAATGATCACATTCCATTATTACCAACGAGCATAAGTACAAACTCTCTGAGATATACAGTTCATGCTGGAGAAATACAGGGTTGGACCAATTCGGAAACATCGGGCAATTCACTTCATACCTACTATTCCGTTCGGTTCTTGGTTTCTAGTCTAATTCTGTCAGTAGCCATGATTGGGGCTACAGTACTGACTATGCATAGGACTACTAGAGTTAAGAGACAGGACGTGTTCCGACAAAATGCTATTGATTCCAAGAGGACTATGATGAGGAGGACGACAGACCCACACCTACCCACCCCAGGTTCcgcccctactatctataggcccCAATAA